In the Polyangiaceae bacterium genome, one interval contains:
- a CDS encoding DUF2330 domain-containing protein, translating to MQWIGRSFVLGLTCTALLATPRAEACGGTFCDAPAQGQAPMPVDQTGENVLFVMANGMVEAHIQIQYTGDPERFAWVIPVPTTPELSVGSQNLFVNLLNATVPTFTLNTTFDACGGDSTGSRAGCGMSSSDDSGSASYSPGGGGNTKGDAPQIRSRQAVGAFEATVLEPTSAQGMVDWLELNGFDADAADAVPVLSDYINRHYQFVTIKLRPAAGTDEIHPLVIRYPGNEPCVPLKLTAIAATDDMVVRTFFLGERRVVPTNYKHVTLNQAHLDFRTLGSNYNLAVSRAVDSPVANGQGFVTEYAGPSQVTPNTGLYDPVWSNVDFTSTPAEQVVSQLTSMGLMSCSDSFNCTSSHPLLFALLDRYLPPPSGVAPADYYACVSCYTTTDPASWDPNGFATDFATMIAEPGKRAQQVLQLYPYLTRLLTRLSPAEMSVDPMFQEWPQELGDENATFSATQAQTCSGDWVTRLPDGREVPGGSLGVSPDLPSSMPWAERIEEFTPDGERIVLVDNSAAIRQQLANMRVINLSKEDTQTKSGLESGCGCSLPGRDTSHGLISCGLALMLLVRRRRRSTQR from the coding sequence ATGCAGTGGATTGGGCGAAGCTTTGTGTTGGGTTTGACGTGCACGGCGCTGCTGGCAACTCCACGCGCAGAGGCCTGCGGCGGCACGTTCTGCGACGCGCCCGCACAGGGGCAGGCACCCATGCCGGTGGATCAGACCGGCGAGAACGTGCTGTTCGTGATGGCGAACGGCATGGTCGAAGCGCACATACAGATTCAGTACACCGGCGATCCCGAACGTTTTGCCTGGGTCATTCCGGTGCCCACCACGCCGGAGCTGAGCGTCGGCTCCCAGAACTTGTTCGTGAATCTGCTCAACGCGACGGTGCCGACCTTCACGCTCAACACGACCTTCGACGCCTGCGGTGGCGACTCGACCGGCTCGCGCGCCGGCTGTGGCATGTCTTCCAGCGACGACTCCGGCTCCGCTTCCTATTCGCCGGGAGGCGGTGGAAACACCAAGGGAGACGCACCCCAAATCCGCTCGCGGCAGGCCGTGGGCGCTTTCGAGGCCACGGTGCTCGAGCCAACGTCGGCTCAAGGCATGGTCGACTGGCTCGAGCTGAACGGCTTCGACGCGGACGCCGCGGACGCCGTACCCGTGCTCAGCGACTACATCAACCGCCACTATCAGTTCGTCACCATCAAGCTGCGTCCCGCAGCTGGTACCGACGAGATCCATCCCCTGGTGATTCGCTACCCGGGCAACGAGCCCTGCGTTCCCCTCAAGCTCACCGCGATTGCTGCGACTGACGACATGGTCGTGCGTACCTTCTTCCTCGGCGAGCGGCGCGTGGTGCCCACCAACTACAAGCACGTGACGCTGAACCAGGCCCATCTCGACTTCCGCACCCTGGGTAGCAACTACAATCTCGCCGTGTCGCGAGCCGTCGACAGTCCCGTCGCCAACGGCCAGGGCTTCGTCACGGAGTACGCCGGCCCGAGTCAGGTTACCCCCAACACGGGCCTGTACGATCCGGTGTGGTCGAACGTCGACTTCACCTCGACGCCCGCGGAGCAGGTCGTGTCGCAGCTCACGAGCATGGGGCTGATGTCGTGCTCGGACTCCTTCAACTGCACCTCGTCCCATCCATTGCTCTTCGCGTTGCTCGACCGCTACTTGCCGCCACCCAGCGGGGTTGCGCCCGCGGACTACTACGCTTGCGTGAGCTGCTACACGACGACGGATCCGGCGTCCTGGGATCCCAACGGATTCGCCACTGACTTCGCGACCATGATTGCGGAGCCGGGGAAGCGCGCACAACAGGTGCTCCAGCTCTATCCCTACCTCACGCGATTGCTCACCCGGCTGTCGCCCGCGGAAATGAGCGTCGACCCGATGTTCCAGGAGTGGCCACAAGAGCTCGGCGATGAAAACGCCACCTTCAGCGCAACCCAGGCCCAGACCTGCTCGGGGGATTGGGTCACCCGCTTGCCTGACGGACGAGAAGTCCCGGGCGGCTCGCTGGGAGTGTCTCCCGACTTGCCCAGTTCCATGCCTTGGGCGGAGCGCATCGAAGAGTTCACGCCGGATGGCGAGCGCATCGTGCTCGTCGACAACAGCGCCGCAATCCGGCAGCAGCTGGCGAACATGCGCGTCATCAACCTCTCCAAGGAAGATACCCAAACGAAGAGCGGCCTCGAGTCCGGCTGCGGCTGCAGCTTGCCCGGCCGCGA